Proteins encoded together in one Acholeplasma hippikon window:
- the tsf gene encoding translation elongation factor Ts: protein MVVTAAMVKELRERTGAGMLDCKKALEENEGNIEKAIDYLREKGIAKAAKKADRVAAEGLTSVLVKGNDAVLFELNSETDFVAKNQQFLDLLEKIGNIIVNSNASNTEEVLALVSEGQTVEQLLLGATATIGEKISLRRVMRVTKADGQGFGAYKHMGGKISVLTVTEKEDAEVAKDLAMHVCVFNPRFMDRASVDQETIDRESHIIHEQMAQDASLASKPAKVLEGIAAGKLAKVLQEFVLVDQAFVKDPAIKVSQYLAQHKNNIVSYVRLAVGEGIEKVETDFAAEVMAQANIK from the coding sequence ATGGTAGTTACAGCCGCAATGGTTAAAGAATTAAGAGAAAGAACTGGAGCTGGAATGCTTGATTGCAAAAAAGCTTTAGAAGAAAATGAAGGAAATATTGAAAAAGCAATCGACTATTTAAGAGAAAAAGGAATTGCTAAAGCAGCTAAGAAAGCCGATAGAGTTGCCGCAGAAGGTTTAACATCAGTATTAGTTAAAGGTAATGATGCAGTATTATTTGAATTAAACTCAGAAACAGACTTCGTTGCTAAAAACCAACAATTCTTAGACTTATTAGAAAAAATTGGAAACATTATTGTTAACTCAAACGCTTCAAACACTGAAGAAGTTTTAGCATTAGTTTCAGAAGGTCAAACAGTTGAACAATTATTATTAGGAGCAACTGCTACAATCGGAGAAAAAATTTCATTACGTAGAGTAATGAGAGTAACTAAAGCTGATGGACAAGGTTTCGGAGCTTACAAACACATGGGTGGTAAGATTTCAGTCTTAACAGTTACTGAAAAAGAAGATGCTGAAGTTGCTAAAGACTTAGCAATGCACGTTTGTGTATTCAACCCAAGATTCATGGACAGAGCTTCTGTTGACCAAGAAACAATCGACAGAGAATCTCATATCATCCACGAACAAATGGCTCAAGATGCTTCATTAGCAAGCAAACCTGCTAAAGTTTTAGAAGGTATCGCTGCTGGTAAATTAGCTAAAGTATTACAAGAATTCGTATTAGTTGACCAAGCATTCGTTAAAGATCCAGCAATCAAAGTTTCTCAATACTTAGCACAACACAAAAACAACATCGTATCTTATGTAAGATTAGCTGTTGGTGAAGGTATCGAAAAAGTTGAAACTGACTTCGCTGCTGAAGTTATGGCTCAAGCAAACATTAAATAA
- the pyrH gene encoding UMP kinase: protein MYQRVVLKLSGEAMKGDGPTGIDPRTVKEIALEIKNLRDLNVEVAIVVGAGNLWRGKTGEELGMDRAQADYMGMLGTIMNGLALQDALEQIGVATRVMSAIPTSAVAEPYIRRRAIRHFEKGRVVVLVGGTGSPYFSTDTTAALRAAELACDVILMAKNGVDGVYDKDPRKFADAKLYTKLTHQEVLEKNLAIMDSTAASLCKDNNINILVFNMNTKGNIVKAVKGEGIGTIVSNGE from the coding sequence ATGTACCAACGTGTAGTACTAAAACTTTCAGGTGAAGCGATGAAAGGTGATGGCCCTACAGGCATTGATCCAAGAACCGTTAAAGAAATCGCACTTGAAATCAAAAATTTAAGAGACTTAAATGTTGAAGTGGCAATTGTTGTTGGTGCGGGCAACCTTTGGCGTGGGAAAACTGGTGAAGAACTAGGTATGGACAGAGCACAAGCAGACTATATGGGGATGCTTGGAACCATTATGAATGGGTTAGCACTACAAGATGCGTTAGAACAAATTGGAGTAGCTACTCGTGTGATGTCTGCAATTCCTACATCAGCTGTTGCAGAACCATATATCCGTCGTCGCGCAATTAGACACTTTGAAAAAGGTCGCGTCGTTGTTTTAGTTGGTGGTACAGGTTCTCCTTATTTCTCAACAGATACAACTGCAGCATTAAGAGCAGCAGAACTTGCATGTGATGTTATCTTAATGGCTAAAAATGGTGTAGATGGGGTTTATGATAAAGACCCTAGAAAATTTGCTGATGCAAAACTATATACAAAATTAACACATCAAGAAGTATTAGAAAAAAATCTTGCGATTATGGATTCAACAGCCGCATCTTTATGCAAAGATAATAATATTAACATCTTAGTATTCAACATGAATACAAAAGGTAATATTGTTAAAGCTGTAAAAGGTGAGGGCATTGGAACGATCGTATCGAATGGAGAGTAA
- the rpsB gene encoding 30S ribosomal protein S2 yields MAVVSMKQLLESGVHFGHQTRRWNPKMAPYIFTARKDIHIIDLKKTAEEIEKAYAALFDIVKEGGKVLFVGTKKQASEAVKEEAIRSGQYYVDHRWLGGTLTNFKTIRKRIKLLADLYADEEAGKWAKLPKKEVAGLLKTRARLEKFLGGIKDMQRLPQALYVVDPRTEEIAVAEARKLGIPVFGIVDTNCDPELVDYVIPANDDAIRAVKLITWVMGNAVIEAQGGVVEKFEEEEVSFDAEKEEKPAKKQFEKRAPKAQAEGNKDLSTLKVAELKELAKAKGIENYADLKKFELIQALSK; encoded by the coding sequence ATGGCAGTAGTTTCAATGAAACAATTACTAGAATCTGGTGTACATTTCGGTCACCAAACTAGAAGATGGAACCCTAAAATGGCTCCATACATCTTCACAGCTCGTAAGGACATTCACATTATCGACCTTAAGAAGACTGCTGAAGAAATCGAAAAAGCATATGCAGCTTTATTCGATATCGTTAAAGAAGGCGGAAAAGTATTATTCGTAGGTACTAAGAAGCAAGCTTCAGAAGCAGTTAAAGAAGAAGCTATCCGTTCAGGTCAATACTATGTTGATCACAGATGGTTAGGTGGTACTTTAACAAACTTCAAGACAATCAGAAAACGTATTAAATTATTAGCAGACTTATATGCTGATGAAGAAGCAGGTAAATGGGCTAAATTACCTAAGAAAGAAGTTGCTGGTTTATTAAAGACTCGCGCTAGATTAGAAAAGTTCTTAGGTGGTATCAAAGATATGCAAAGATTACCTCAAGCATTATATGTTGTTGACCCAAGAACTGAAGAAATCGCAGTTGCTGAAGCAAGAAAATTAGGTATCCCAGTATTCGGTATCGTAGATACAAACTGTGATCCAGAATTAGTTGACTATGTAATTCCAGCAAACGATGATGCAATCCGTGCTGTTAAATTAATCACTTGGGTAATGGGTAACGCAGTTATCGAAGCTCAAGGCGGAGTAGTTGAAAAGTTTGAAGAAGAAGAAGTTTCATTCGATGCTGAAAAGGAAGAAAAACCAGCTAAGAAGCAATTTGAAAAAAGAGCTCCTAAAGCACAAGCAGAAGGAAACAAAGATTTATCCACTTTGAAAGTCGCTGAACTTAAAGAATTAGCTAAGGCAAAGGGAATCGAAAACTACGCTGATTTAAAGAAGTTTGAATTAATTCAAGCATTAAGCAAGTAA
- the frr gene encoding ribosome recycling factor codes for MTEQADMLLMEIEEKMEKCVQALVRDFATIRTGRANPSLLDRIHVNYYGAETPLKQVASISVPEAQQLYIKPFDKSALKDIEKAINESDLGLPPSSDGVGIRLTLPALTGERRKQLVKEVEKMSEGGKVAVRNVRRDGNDQMKKLGLPEDVETGYLEDIQKLTDKFIKLVDDATKSKSDDLLSV; via the coding sequence ATGACTGAACAAGCCGATATGCTATTAATGGAAATCGAAGAAAAGATGGAAAAATGCGTCCAAGCATTAGTGCGCGATTTCGCTACTATTCGTACGGGTCGTGCGAATCCAAGTCTTTTAGATCGTATCCATGTAAATTACTATGGTGCTGAAACACCATTAAAACAAGTTGCAAGTATTTCTGTTCCAGAAGCACAACAACTTTATATCAAACCATTTGATAAATCTGCTTTAAAAGATATTGAAAAAGCAATCAATGAATCAGATTTAGGATTACCACCATCATCAGACGGTGTAGGTATTCGCTTAACTTTACCTGCTTTAACTGGTGAACGTCGTAAACAACTTGTAAAAGAAGTTGAAAAGATGTCAGAAGGTGGAAAGGTTGCTGTAAGAAACGTTCGTCGTGATGGAAATGATCAAATGAAAAAATTAGGATTACCAGAAGACGTTGAAACAGGATACTTAGAAGACATCCAAAAATTAACTGATAAATTCATTAAGTTAGTTGATGATGCAACTAAATCTAAATCAGACGATTTATTAAGCGTTTAA